From a region of the Listeria monocytogenes ATCC 19117 genome:
- a CDS encoding DUF2584 domain-containing protein, with product MGMPLEVNTMIVTKGKEKRISDNFFELEKLGYRIYPIDVPIAVRKTKEGETLGEAIPRKLVWENNKTIIKYELIALNSSN from the coding sequence TTGGGTATGCCACTAGAGGTAAACACAATGATTGTAACAAAAGGAAAAGAAAAGCGAATTTCTGATAATTTCTTTGAACTAGAAAAATTAGGTTATCGGATTTATCCAATTGATGTGCCAATCGCAGTACGTAAAACAAAAGAAGGCGAAACACTTGGAGAAGCAATCCCTCGTAAACTCGTGTGGGAAAATAATAAAACTATCATTAAATATGAATTAATCGCATTAAATTCAAGTAATTAA
- a CDS encoding isochorismate synthase, giving the protein MNTKLPLDLFNQAKRSASQDQPALFSWVTELDELVSPVKLFKKAGTAFKGERFFWQNPEMTLTMTGFGVTKQFLAEKKKDAFLGLQEKIEKRLRTSVTNATVDATGPIYFGGFAFDPERDTEKEWQSFKDGLFYLPLFMLTNKDGKSYLTVNLSIYSDDTESKLEAVFNQWQKIIHQEVNEAEMALLTDFKEIGKDHFLETASEIIDMINHSEDVKKVVLARRMGLRFQRQVDSAIILENMLATQENSYFFLIEKGTGVFFGATPERLLAVNGDEIHSSCVAGSTERGATEEADEALGNALLKDAKNLREHSYVVQMMEETLKPFTTGLSLSSQPVLLKNRDIQHLYMNITAKKKPDVSMLEMVKALHPTPALGGLPQKMGLAIIRMKEEMDRGFYGAPIGWVDLKGSGEFAVAIRSGLIVDSQGLIYAGCGIVGDSVPKEELQETAVKFQPMLRVLGGIKK; this is encoded by the coding sequence ATGAATACTAAATTGCCTCTTGATTTATTTAATCAAGCGAAACGTAGCGCAAGCCAAGATCAACCGGCTCTATTTAGCTGGGTAACTGAGTTAGATGAATTAGTGTCTCCAGTCAAATTGTTTAAAAAAGCTGGCACGGCTTTTAAAGGTGAGCGTTTTTTCTGGCAAAATCCAGAAATGACACTGACCATGACCGGTTTTGGTGTAACGAAACAATTTTTGGCGGAGAAGAAAAAAGATGCTTTTCTTGGACTGCAAGAGAAAATTGAGAAGAGACTGCGAACTAGTGTAACCAATGCAACCGTAGATGCTACTGGACCAATTTACTTTGGTGGTTTTGCCTTTGATCCTGAGCGTGATACAGAGAAAGAATGGCAAAGTTTTAAAGATGGCTTGTTTTATTTACCACTATTTATGTTAACGAATAAAGATGGTAAAAGTTACTTAACCGTTAATTTGTCTATCTACTCTGATGATACGGAAAGCAAATTAGAAGCTGTTTTTAATCAATGGCAAAAAATCATTCATCAAGAGGTTAATGAAGCTGAAATGGCATTACTTACAGATTTTAAGGAGATTGGCAAAGACCATTTCCTAGAAACTGCGAGTGAAATTATCGATATGATTAATCATTCAGAAGACGTAAAAAAAGTGGTTCTAGCTAGACGAATGGGCTTGCGTTTCCAGCGCCAAGTAGATAGTGCCATTATTTTGGAAAATATGCTAGCAACACAAGAAAATAGTTATTTCTTCCTTATTGAAAAGGGAACAGGGGTCTTTTTCGGGGCAACTCCTGAAAGATTACTTGCGGTCAATGGGGATGAAATTCATTCGTCATGTGTAGCTGGTTCTACGGAGCGCGGCGCTACCGAAGAAGCGGACGAAGCACTTGGAAATGCGCTGTTAAAAGATGCGAAAAACTTGCGAGAGCATTCTTATGTAGTGCAAATGATGGAAGAAACATTAAAACCATTTACAACAGGATTGTCGTTATCTAGCCAACCAGTACTTCTGAAAAATCGTGATATTCAACATCTATATATGAATATTACCGCGAAGAAAAAACCAGATGTTTCCATGCTTGAAATGGTAAAAGCTCTTCATCCAACGCCAGCTCTTGGCGGTTTACCTCAAAAAATGGGATTAGCCATTATTCGGATGAAAGAAGAAATGGATCGTGGTTTCTACGGAGCACCGATTGGCTGGGTTGACTTAAAAGGTTCTGGTGAGTTTGCTGTGGCCATTCGTTCAGGCTTAATTGTCGATTCGCAGGGGTTAATCTATGCTGGTTGCGGGATTGTTGGAGATTCTGTACCAAAAGAAGAATTACAAGAAACGGCAGTAAAATTCCAGCCGATGTTACGCGTATTAGGAGGCATAAAGAAATGA
- a CDS encoding 1,4-dihydroxy-2-naphthoate polyprenyltransferase, which produces MANASKSALTKQTGFQKWWTLLRPHTLVASFVPVFLGTSVAMSYTSFHFTRFIVMLIACFFIQTSANLFNEYFDYKKGQDDEHSVGNGGAIVRNGMRPGFILFLAIFLYILSILGGVYLSIELNWYVGLLGAICMLVGFLYTGGPYPIAYTPFGEIMAGFFMGGIITFISFYIQAEFISSFIVYVSIPVMVLVGNLLLANSIRDLVPDKKNGRLTLAILLGRKWATVLFAAAFLFSYVFEIALIFTQDAPWWTLLILLSLPEAIRAVRRFIGKTSPITMVPAMKSTSKALTIFGITLALAYLLSLLSRNLFM; this is translated from the coding sequence ATGGCTAATGCCTCAAAATCTGCACTTACAAAACAAACTGGATTTCAAAAATGGTGGACATTACTTCGCCCCCATACACTTGTAGCCTCTTTCGTTCCAGTATTTCTTGGAACATCAGTCGCAATGAGCTACACCAGTTTTCATTTTACACGTTTTATCGTTATGCTAATTGCTTGTTTCTTTATACAAACATCCGCCAATCTATTCAATGAATATTTTGATTATAAAAAAGGGCAAGATGATGAGCACTCGGTAGGAAATGGTGGTGCTATCGTCCGAAATGGTATGCGCCCAGGATTTATTTTATTCCTAGCAATTTTCTTATACATATTATCAATTCTCGGTGGTGTTTATTTATCCATTGAACTTAATTGGTATGTAGGATTACTTGGCGCAATATGTATGCTTGTTGGCTTTCTTTATACGGGAGGACCTTATCCTATTGCTTATACGCCATTTGGTGAAATTATGGCAGGATTCTTTATGGGGGGAATTATTACTTTCATTTCCTTCTATATTCAAGCAGAATTTATTAGTTCGTTTATCGTATACGTATCGATTCCAGTAATGGTGCTCGTTGGTAACTTGCTACTTGCTAATAGTATTCGTGATTTAGTACCTGATAAGAAAAATGGTCGTTTAACCTTAGCTATCTTGCTAGGTCGCAAATGGGCAACCGTTCTTTTTGCAGCTGCTTTTCTATTCAGTTACGTATTTGAAATCGCCCTTATTTTCACACAAGATGCTCCGTGGTGGACGCTTCTGATTTTACTTAGTTTGCCAGAAGCTATTCGCGCCGTGCGTCGTTTCATCGGCAAAACTTCGCCGATTACAATGGTCCCAGCCATGAAATCCACATCTAAAGCATTAACTATCTTTGGTATTACATTGGCCCTTGCTTACCTTTTAAGTCTATTATCCAGAAATTTATTCATGTAA
- the ytkD gene encoding RNA deprotection pyrophosphohydrolase, with translation MFIYNDTLGNKVTIYFEAQENNPDDVLIIPKTEDGWLFTEHKIRGLEFPGGKGEPGETNLDAAKRELMEETGAISDELHFVADYLVESEERTFTKRVYAADVISIESLDDYLETKGPVIILGELSRFILQPAFSFFMRDAGMVQIVQQAERILNDKN, from the coding sequence TTGTTTATTTATAATGATACACTTGGAAACAAAGTTACAATCTATTTTGAAGCACAGGAAAATAATCCAGACGATGTGCTCATTATACCTAAAACAGAGGACGGTTGGCTTTTTACCGAACACAAAATTCGTGGGCTTGAATTCCCTGGTGGAAAAGGTGAACCAGGAGAAACAAATTTAGACGCAGCGAAACGCGAGCTCATGGAAGAGACGGGCGCAATTAGTGATGAACTTCATTTTGTAGCTGATTATTTGGTCGAATCAGAGGAACGAACGTTTACTAAACGAGTTTATGCGGCGGATGTTATTTCCATTGAATCACTAGATGATTACCTTGAAACAAAAGGCCCTGTCATCATTCTAGGGGAGTTAAGTCGATTCATTTTACAACCGGCTTTTAGCTTTTTTATGCGAGATGCGGGAATGGTCCAAATTGTGCAACAAGCTGAGCGAATCTTAAATGATAAAAACTAG
- a CDS encoding o-succinylbenzoate--CoA ligase: protein MDMTNWLQKRVRLSPKETALVFEGKEETFEEISEAVKQLAGKLFALGIRKDEMVALLGKNDRMTFLLIHALQQLGAVTLFLNNRLTKKEISFQLANAEVKHVIVADSLVDKVATGISYATLAETDYEAPALLETWDLSRAASVMYTSGTTGKPKGVVQTYENHWWSAVASVLNLGLTEKDSWLCAVPIFHISGLSIMMRSVIYGIPVYLEEHFDEEKITQLLESGKISTISVVTSMLERLLKIHSGSYHPNVRTVLLGGGPASKAVLEICKQRDIPLVQSFGMTETASQIVTLPPKDALNKIGSSGKALFPAEVKIADDGEILLKGPSITPGYLHNKKATEASFVDGWFKTGDIGYLDEEGFLFVLERRSDLIISGGENIYPTEIEHVISEYEGVKEVAVIGKPDDKWGSVPVAFIVAEETFDEAELRLICETNLAGYKIPKQITIVEKLPKTASGKIQRNKLKERHSM, encoded by the coding sequence ATGGACATGACAAACTGGCTTCAAAAACGAGTGCGGCTTTCTCCTAAAGAGACCGCACTCGTTTTTGAAGGAAAAGAAGAAACATTTGAAGAAATAAGTGAAGCAGTAAAACAACTTGCGGGTAAGTTATTCGCGTTAGGGATTAGAAAAGACGAGATGGTTGCTTTGCTAGGGAAAAATGATCGGATGACTTTTTTACTCATTCATGCTCTGCAACAACTTGGTGCGGTCACTTTATTTCTGAATAATCGTTTGACGAAAAAAGAGATATCGTTTCAACTCGCGAACGCTGAGGTAAAACATGTGATTGTAGCGGATTCGTTAGTAGATAAGGTAGCCACTGGAATTAGTTATGCTACTTTGGCAGAAACGGATTATGAAGCGCCAGCGTTGTTAGAAACATGGGACTTATCTCGCGCGGCTTCTGTTATGTATACATCAGGGACAACAGGGAAACCAAAAGGTGTTGTGCAAACTTACGAAAATCACTGGTGGAGTGCTGTTGCTTCGGTGCTGAATTTAGGTTTAACCGAGAAAGATAGCTGGCTCTGTGCTGTGCCGATTTTTCATATTAGTGGTTTATCGATTATGATGCGTTCGGTTATTTACGGAATTCCCGTATATTTGGAAGAGCATTTCGATGAAGAAAAAATTACGCAATTGCTTGAAAGTGGTAAAATTTCTACGATTTCGGTCGTGACTTCTATGCTGGAACGCTTGTTGAAAATACACAGCGGAAGTTATCATCCCAATGTTCGAACCGTTTTACTGGGCGGCGGGCCTGCTAGTAAAGCTGTTTTGGAAATTTGCAAACAGCGTGATATTCCCTTAGTGCAGTCATTCGGGATGACAGAAACAGCTTCACAAATCGTTACTTTACCACCAAAAGATGCCTTAAATAAAATTGGTTCTTCAGGTAAAGCGTTATTTCCAGCAGAAGTGAAAATTGCGGATGACGGAGAAATTTTACTAAAAGGACCATCGATTACACCTGGATATTTACATAATAAAAAAGCGACAGAAGCTTCGTTTGTGGATGGTTGGTTCAAAACTGGTGATATTGGCTATTTGGATGAAGAAGGCTTTTTATTTGTGTTAGAGCGTCGTTCTGATTTGATTATTTCGGGAGGAGAGAACATTTATCCTACTGAAATAGAACATGTCATTTCCGAGTATGAGGGCGTGAAAGAAGTGGCTGTTATCGGTAAGCCTGACGATAAATGGGGTAGTGTTCCCGTCGCTTTTATCGTTGCAGAAGAAACATTTGATGAAGCTGAATTACGGCTTATCTGTGAAACAAATTTGGCTGGTTATAAAATCCCTAAACAAATAACGATTGTCGAAAAGCTACCTAAAACAGCATCTGGAAAAATTCAACGCAATAAATTAAAAGAAAGGCACTCTATGTAA
- the menH gene encoding 2-succinyl-6-hydroxy-2,4-cyclohexadiene-1-carboxylate synthase, translated as MLVNGRHYHLTTAISGEKPALLMLHGFTGTSETFQDSISGLKEHFNIIAPDLLGHGNTASPEEISPYTMENICEDLAGILHQLNISRCFVLGYSMGGRVATAFAATFPKRVRGLILVSSSPGLEQADIRESRVAADNRLADWIEEEGLVPFVDYWENLALFASQKVLSPEMKRRIRSERLSQNSHGLAMSLRGMGTGKQPSYWNCLANFTFPVLLITGALDEKFEKIAQEMHQLLPNSTHVSIQEAGHAVYLEQPNSFSSQLNYWLEDILKEEEK; from the coding sequence ATGCTAGTAAACGGTCGACATTATCATCTGACAACTGCTATAAGTGGAGAAAAGCCAGCTTTACTGATGTTACATGGTTTTACTGGAACAAGCGAAACATTTCAAGATAGTATTTCAGGTTTGAAAGAACATTTTAATATTATTGCGCCAGATTTACTTGGGCACGGAAATACCGCAAGCCCAGAAGAAATATCGCCTTACACTATGGAAAATATTTGCGAGGATTTAGCTGGAATTTTACATCAATTAAATATCAGTAGATGTTTTGTACTTGGCTATTCGATGGGCGGGCGGGTCGCGACTGCGTTTGCAGCAACCTTTCCAAAAAGGGTGCGTGGACTTATTTTAGTTAGTAGCTCTCCTGGCCTTGAACAAGCAGATATCCGAGAAAGCCGTGTTGCGGCTGATAATCGTTTGGCAGACTGGATTGAAGAAGAGGGCTTGGTGCCTTTTGTGGACTACTGGGAAAATTTAGCTTTGTTTGCTTCACAAAAAGTTTTGTCTCCTGAAATGAAAAGAAGAATTAGGTCAGAACGGCTATCGCAAAACTCGCATGGTTTAGCAATGAGTCTACGTGGGATGGGGACCGGAAAACAACCATCTTACTGGAACTGTTTAGCGAACTTTACTTTTCCAGTGCTACTCATTACCGGTGCTTTAGATGAGAAGTTTGAAAAAATCGCGCAGGAAATGCATCAACTTTTACCAAATAGTACGCATGTTTCAATTCAAGAAGCGGGGCATGCAGTTTATTTAGAACAACCAAACAGCTTTTCAAGTCAGCTTAATTACTGGCTGGAAGATATTTTGAAGGAGGAAGAAAAATGA
- the yidD gene encoding membrane protein insertion efficiency factor YidD, translated as MKKILIGGIRLYQKYISRFTPATCRFYPTCSAYGIEAIQTHGALKGSYLAIRRISKCHPFHKGGLDFVPPKKEKNADSEHSCKAHHHH; from the coding sequence ATGAAAAAAATTCTTATCGGAGGAATCCGACTTTATCAAAAATATATTTCGCGTTTCACTCCGGCTACTTGTCGTTTTTATCCAACTTGTTCTGCCTATGGAATCGAAGCGATACAGACACATGGCGCTTTAAAAGGTAGTTACCTTGCGATTAGACGTATTTCTAAATGCCACCCGTTTCATAAAGGCGGACTAGATTTTGTGCCACCCAAAAAAGAGAAGAATGCTGATTCCGAGCATTCCTGTAAAGCTCACCATCACCATTAA
- a CDS encoding metal ABC transporter substrate-binding protein, whose protein sequence is MRKKYLIALTVLFSALLILTGCSDESDKKATKSDQLTVYTTVYPLQYLTEQIGGEYVDVHSIYPPGSDAHSFEPTQKDMMKIADSDLFFYIGLGMEGFVDKAEKTLANEHVSFVPTAEKLDLPKDPDAAEEHDHESEEEHEHGDINPHVWLNPVYMEQMATVVKDKLIKEMPDQKETFEKNYQAVEKKLKKLDQDFRTVTKEAKQKDFVTAHAAYSYWETEYGLHQIPIAGVSTSDEPSQKKLKSIVEKIEAEKIPYIMLEQNTNSKIADVIQQETNTKTLTLHNLETLTQKDLDQKRDYLSIMNDNLKALKEGLNY, encoded by the coding sequence TTGAGAAAAAAGTATCTTATTGCCTTAACTGTACTATTTTCAGCATTACTCATACTTACTGGCTGCTCAGATGAGAGCGATAAAAAAGCGACAAAGAGTGATCAATTAACAGTTTATACAACCGTTTACCCTTTGCAGTATTTAACAGAACAAATCGGCGGTGAGTATGTAGATGTTCATAGCATTTACCCACCAGGTTCTGACGCCCATAGCTTCGAACCCACCCAAAAAGATATGATGAAAATTGCCGATAGTGATTTATTCTTCTATATCGGACTGGGTATGGAAGGATTTGTGGACAAAGCGGAAAAAACACTCGCGAATGAACATGTCTCTTTCGTCCCTACCGCTGAAAAATTAGACTTGCCAAAAGATCCAGATGCCGCAGAAGAACATGACCACGAAAGCGAAGAAGAACACGAACATGGCGACATTAACCCGCACGTATGGTTAAATCCTGTATACATGGAACAAATGGCAACAGTTGTAAAAGATAAATTAATCAAAGAAATGCCCGATCAAAAAGAAACTTTCGAAAAAAATTACCAGGCTGTCGAAAAAAAATTGAAAAAGCTAGATCAAGATTTCCGCACAGTTACAAAGGAAGCAAAACAAAAAGACTTCGTGACAGCACATGCAGCCTATAGCTACTGGGAAACAGAATATGGTCTGCACCAAATTCCTATTGCCGGTGTATCAACAAGTGATGAACCTTCTCAAAAGAAATTAAAATCTATCGTTGAAAAAATCGAAGCAGAGAAAATCCCATATATTATGTTAGAACAAAACACTAACTCAAAAATAGCAGATGTTATTCAACAAGAAACAAATACAAAAACACTGACACTCCACAATTTAGAAACACTTACGCAAAAAGACTTAGATCAAAAACGTGATTATCTTTCCATTATGAACGATAATTTAAAAGCATTAAAAGAAGGTCTTAATTATTAA
- the menB gene encoding 1,4-dihydroxy-2-naphthoyl-CoA synthase, producing the protein MSFNWQTEKVYEEIKYESYEGIAKITINRPEVHNAFTPKTVTEMIDAFNLARDNSNLGVIILTGEGEKAFCSGGDQKVRGHGGYVGDDQIPRLNVLDLQRLIRVIPKPVIAMVAGWSIGGGNVLQLVCDLTIAADNAKFGQTGPNVGSFDAGYGSGYLARVIGHKKAKEVWFMCRQYTADEALEMGWINTVVPVADLEKETVAWAKEMLQKSPTALRFIKAAFNADTDGLAGIQQLAGDATLLYYTTDEAKEGRDAFKEKRDPDFDQFPKFP; encoded by the coding sequence ATGAGTTTTAATTGGCAAACAGAAAAAGTATATGAGGAAATCAAATATGAAAGTTACGAAGGAATCGCGAAAATTACGATTAATCGTCCAGAAGTACATAATGCATTTACACCAAAAACAGTAACAGAGATGATTGATGCATTTAACTTAGCGCGTGATAATTCGAATCTTGGCGTGATTATTTTAACAGGGGAAGGCGAAAAAGCTTTCTGTTCTGGCGGAGACCAAAAAGTTCGCGGTCATGGTGGGTATGTTGGCGATGACCAAATCCCACGTTTGAATGTTCTTGATTTACAACGTTTAATTCGTGTTATTCCAAAGCCAGTTATTGCGATGGTTGCGGGCTGGTCCATTGGTGGAGGTAATGTTCTTCAATTGGTATGTGACTTAACAATTGCAGCAGATAATGCAAAATTTGGTCAAACAGGACCGAATGTTGGTAGCTTTGATGCTGGTTATGGTTCTGGCTATTTAGCACGTGTTATTGGACATAAGAAAGCGAAAGAAGTTTGGTTTATGTGCCGTCAATATACAGCGGATGAAGCGCTAGAAATGGGCTGGATTAACACTGTTGTTCCAGTAGCAGATTTAGAAAAAGAAACAGTAGCTTGGGCAAAAGAAATGCTACAAAAAAGTCCAACTGCCTTGCGTTTCATCAAAGCAGCTTTCAATGCAGATACAGATGGTTTAGCGGGTATTCAGCAATTAGCTGGTGACGCAACACTTCTATATTACACAACCGATGAAGCCAAAGAAGGTCGCGATGCCTTTAAAGAAAAACGTGATCCAGACTTTGACCAATTTCCAAAATTCCCTTGA
- the menD gene encoding 2-succinyl-5-enolpyruvyl-6-hydroxy-3-cyclohexene-1-carboxylic-acid synthase translates to MTNHEQVLTDYLAAFIEELVQAGVKEAIISPGSRSTPLALMMAEHPILKIYVDVDERSAGFFALGLAKASKRPVVLLCTSGTAAANYFPAVAEANLSQIPLIVLTADRPHELRNVGAPQAMDQLHLYGSHVKDFTDMALPENSEEMLRYAKWHGSRAVDIAMKTPRGPVHLNFPLREPLVPILEPSPFTATGKKHHHVHIYYTHEVLDDSSIQKMVTECTGKKGVFVVGPIDKKELEQPMVDLAKKLGWPILADPLSGLRSYGALDEVVIDQYDAFLKEAEIMDKLTPEVVIRFGSMPVSKPLKNWLEQLSDIRFYVVDPGAAWKDPIKAVTDMIHCDERFLLDIMQQNMPDDAKDAAWLNGWTSYNKVAREIVLAEMANTTILEEGKIVAELRRLLPDKAGLFIGNSMPIRDVDTYFSQIDKKIKMLANRGANGIDGVVSSALGASVVFQPMFLLIGDLSFYHDMNGLLMAKKYKMNLTIVIVNNDGGGIFSFLPQANEPKYFESLFGTSTELDFRFAAAFYDADYHEAKSVDELEEAIDKASYHKGLDIIEVKTNRHENKANHQALWVKIADALKALD, encoded by the coding sequence ATGACAAACCACGAACAAGTGCTGACAGATTATTTAGCTGCATTTATTGAGGAGCTTGTGCAAGCCGGTGTGAAAGAAGCAATTATTAGCCCGGGTTCACGTTCCACTCCGCTTGCACTGATGATGGCAGAGCATCCGATTTTGAAGATTTATGTGGATGTTGACGAACGCTCGGCTGGCTTTTTTGCTTTAGGTCTAGCGAAAGCATCGAAACGTCCAGTTGTTCTACTTTGTACTTCAGGAACGGCAGCTGCAAACTATTTTCCAGCAGTTGCTGAAGCTAATTTATCACAAATCCCATTGATTGTTTTAACTGCTGATCGTCCACATGAGCTTCGAAATGTTGGAGCACCACAAGCGATGGATCAGTTGCATTTATATGGTTCACATGTCAAGGATTTTACGGATATGGCACTTCCTGAAAACAGTGAAGAAATGCTTCGCTATGCAAAATGGCATGGAAGTCGCGCGGTGGATATTGCAATGAAAACTCCACGTGGCCCTGTGCACCTCAATTTCCCATTACGCGAACCGCTTGTGCCAATTCTAGAACCTTCACCGTTCACAGCTACCGGAAAAAAACATCATCACGTACATATTTATTATACGCATGAAGTATTGGACGATAGCTCGATTCAAAAAATGGTGACAGAATGCACTGGTAAAAAAGGCGTATTCGTCGTTGGTCCAATCGATAAGAAAGAATTGGAGCAGCCAATGGTTGATTTAGCGAAAAAACTAGGTTGGCCGATTTTAGCTGATCCGCTTTCTGGACTCCGTTCTTACGGGGCGCTAGATGAAGTAGTGATTGACCAATATGATGCATTCTTAAAAGAAGCAGAGATTATGGATAAATTAACACCAGAAGTAGTTATTCGTTTTGGAAGTATGCCAGTTTCTAAACCACTGAAAAACTGGTTAGAACAACTTTCAGATATTCGTTTTTATGTGGTGGATCCGGGTGCTGCTTGGAAAGATCCGATTAAAGCGGTAACAGACATGATTCACTGTGATGAACGATTTTTACTAGATATCATGCAACAAAATATGCCTGATGATGCGAAAGATGCAGCGTGGTTAAATGGATGGACATCGTATAATAAAGTGGCACGAGAAATCGTTTTGGCTGAAATGGCGAACACAACCATTTTGGAAGAAGGTAAGATAGTTGCGGAATTACGCCGTTTGTTACCGGACAAAGCGGGACTCTTTATTGGTAATAGTATGCCGATTCGCGATGTTGACACGTACTTTTCACAAATTGATAAGAAAATAAAAATGCTAGCAAATCGCGGGGCTAATGGTATTGACGGAGTTGTTTCTTCGGCGTTAGGTGCTAGTGTTGTCTTCCAACCAATGTTTTTACTAATTGGTGATTTATCCTTTTATCATGATATGAACGGGTTACTTATGGCGAAAAAATATAAGATGAACCTAACGATTGTGATTGTTAATAATGATGGCGGCGGGATATTCTCGTTCTTACCTCAAGCAAACGAGCCGAAGTATTTTGAATCATTATTTGGTACATCTACTGAACTTGATTTCCGTTTTGCAGCTGCTTTTTATGATGCAGATTATCACGAGGCTAAGTCGGTAGATGAACTAGAAGAAGCAATCGATAAAGCTAGCTACCATAAAGGTTTGGATATTATTGAAGTGAAAACAAATCGTCATGAAAATAAAGCAAATCATCAAGCACTTTGGGTTAAAATTGCGGACGCGTTAAAGGCATTAGATTAA